One Sulfurimonas sp. HSL-3221 genomic window, GGGGGCGCGGGCCAAAATGTCGAGCTCGATCACCCGGTCCCAATAACTGCCGCAGCGCAGGTAAGGGTCGTTTCCCAACTGATGCCGCAGATAGAGCTGGGATATCTCCTCGAAGACCAGCCCCGTGAAGGCCGTATCCTGCTCCTCAAAACGCGAAAGGACGCTTTCATAATCCCCCCGCTCGATCCGGCGGTGCTGCGGTGAGACGAACCGGAACCAGAAGCGCAGGAAAGGCGAACGGAAACGCAGTTTGTGCGAGATGCGGTGACGGGCGACCTCACGTTTGAGCTTCTGCTTCGGGTGGCTCTTCTCCGGCGGCGCTTCCCGCGAGGCTTCCAGGTCGAGGATACCGATGGTACGCAGGTGATCGACGATCTCGCCCCCTTTGGCCTCGCTGATATGCGCCCGGCGGCAGGCGGAGTGGATGCGGCGGTCCCCCTTGGCCACGGCCTGCAGCAGCGCAATCACCTGCCGGTCCTCGAGAAAGCCTGTATGAATGCGGTTGTAGTGTTCGCCGTAGTGGTCCAGTATCTTCGTTTCGATCAGTTCGGGAAGCGGTACCGCCGTATCGATCTCGATGCCGCTCTCGCCGAAAACGGCAAAGTAGGCAATGAGGGTCTCCATCGAATCGGGGAACGTCTCATCATGGAAACGTTGCAGTTGGTTCAGCAGCAATGGGGGGCCTTGGACAACATAGGGGGATTATAGCACATACGCATACGCTATGCCATGATTGGTCATTCGTAAAAAAAGAGCTTCGGCACGCCGAAGGGCCGCTTTTTGCAGCGGTTCATTCTTTTCTTTTTCATGAGAAAAGAACCAAAAGAAAATCGTCGTTGCGCGAATCGCATGCCCTTCTCGGCTTTTTGCCTTCAGGGCGGTTTTCATGGCACGCTTAACGACCTTCTGCCTATTTTACTAATGCACTTCGAATATCCGAAGCTAATACAAAAATATTCAACTACGGTTTTTTGCAGAGTACAGCATACATCTCCGGCCTTCTGTCGGCGAAGAGCGCCCAGTAGTCTCGCTGTCTCGCAATCTCGCTCAGGTCGTATTCGGCATAGATGACCCCTTCGCTCTCACGGTCGGCCTCGGCGATCTTCCTGCCGGTATAGTCCGTCGCGAACGAAGAGCCGTAAAAGGTGAGCGTACAGCTCTCACCGGCTTCCTCCCCGATGCGGTTGGCCGCGATGACCGGGACGGTATTGGCGGCACTGTGCCCCTGCTGGACCCGCTGCCAGTGATCCTTGGAATCGACGTTGATCTCCGGTTCGCTTCCGATCGCGGTGGGATAAAAGATCAGCTCGGCACCCATGAGTGCCAGCGAGCGCGCCGTCTCCGGGAACCACTGGTCCCAGCAAATGCCGACGCCGATCTTGCCGAAACGTGTCTCCCACACTTTGAAGCCGGTATCCCCCGGTTCGAAGTAGAACTTCTCCTCGTACCCCGGGCCGGAGGGGATATGGGTCTTTCGGTAGTTCTCCAGGACGGTTCCGTCGCTGTCGATCATCACCAGGGAGTTGAAGTAGCGCTCGCCGTCGCGTTCGAAATAGCTCAGCGGCAGCACGACGCCGAGCTCCTTCGCCAGCGCCGAAAAGCGGGCAATCATCGGGTGACCTTCCCGCGGTTCGGCCCACGCAAAATACTTTTCGTCCATATCCTTGCAGAAATAGAGCCCTTCGAAAAGTTCCGGCAGCAGGACAATCTGTGCGCCCCCTGCCGCCGCTTCGCGTACCAGTGCTTCCGCCCGGTTCTTATTGGCCTCTTTATCCTCACCCATGCACATCTGAACAGCGGCGACTTTCACCATGGTTTTCTCCCAATCAAACTAAACCGAATTATACCGCTTTCGCGCACTGCTGTACTGCGAAAGTGATTCATAATACAGGCACAGAGCTTCGGCCCATCGAAGCGCATAGAATGAAATCAAACATTGGCCTTGAGCGCTCCTTGTAAGCCGCCCTGGAGGCAAAAAGCCGGGCAGGGCGAGCGATTCGCGAAAGGCCGCTTTTTGCGCTACTTTTTCTAAAAAAGTGGCAAAGAAAGGATCTTCTCTATCTTTTCTTTTTACAAAGAAAAGAAACAAAAGAAAATCGTCGTTGCGCGAATCGCACGCTGCTCCCGGCTTTGTGCCTCCGCAGCGGCTTTCAAGGCACGCTTAACGACAAGTTGCCTATTAATTACATGCGCTTCGGAGGACCGAGGCTAATTGGGGAAGAAGTGACTTAAACACGTCGAAGCTTTTTTTACGGAAGAAGAAAGCAACGCATAGCACAGGATGACACGCCATGACGCCGGGGCAGTTCTGGAGACCCTGTGCGGTGTGCCGAGCTTACAGGCATCAACCAACGAGGAGAACGGTTCCGCCGGTAAATGCCCTGGCACACCGCATAGGGTTTCCACAATCGCCCCTATGCTTACTGCCGGGAACTGTCCCGGCAACGCAAGGGTTAGACCTCGAGATCATCCTTGATCTTCAGGAAGGTTTTTTCGCCCACCCCCTTGACGTTCATGATATCCTCGATGCTGTTAAAGCGGTGCTCTTTGCGGTACTCAATGATCTTCGCCGCCGTCGCCGGGCCGATCCCCTTGAGACTGGACAACTCCTCCGCCGTCGCCGTGTTGAGGTTGACCCCCGCGAACAGAGGTATGCTGATCACCAGCGCGGCAAGCACCGCTGCGGTTTTCTTCATGAATCCCATTTCAACTCCTTTTTAGTGAAAAGTTCCGGGTACCCTTCTGCAATCCTACTGAAATAGTATTAAATATTTTTTAACTGATTCTATTTCACAGTGCAATATTATTATTTTTTACTGTTTTTTATAGATATTCTATATTCCTCATTAATTCGTAACAAGGAGTCACTCATGTACCAGACCATGACCCAGATCGGCAAAACCTACGGCGTCGACGCCAAGACCGTCGGCAAGATACTCTATACGCTGAAGATCCGCGATCCCGACCATCCGGAGCAGAGAGGTTTCCCTTTCGAACAGGCCGTCGTCCACGGCATCGCCAAAGCCTATACAGGACGTACCGGGGAACCCTACTACCGTTACGACATCGAACGGGTCAAAGAGGAGTTCGAAGCGGAACTGAAACGGCTACCACCCGAGCAGCAGAGCCCTCCATACCAAAAAACCATGACAGGGGATGTAGCAGGGAGAGGGACGATCGAAGCAAAACTGCAGGAGATGTTAACGGCACTGAATAGCGTCCTGCAGACGGGAGAGATCGACGGACTTCACCGCCTGAAAGGTGATATCACGGATATCTACGGGATATTGGCTCGGACCCATACTGAAAAGCAGAATTTAGCAGAACCATAGACCGCATGCGGTCGTCCTGATAAGGGGTTTTTATTGCTTCCGCATCGCGCTGTTCCTTTGCGCGATACGGACATCGGTTTCATGCCTGCCTAGCTTGCACCCTCACGGACAAGTACGGTCTTGATCGTTTTGAAGAAGATGACAAAGT contains:
- the aguB gene encoding N-carbamoylputrescine amidase; its protein translation is MVKVAAVQMCMGEDKEANKNRAEALVREAAAGGAQIVLLPELFEGLYFCKDMDEKYFAWAEPREGHPMIARFSALAKELGVVLPLSYFERDGERYFNSLVMIDSDGTVLENYRKTHIPSGPGYEEKFYFEPGDTGFKVWETRFGKIGVGICWDQWFPETARSLALMGAELIFYPTAIGSEPEINVDSKDHWQRVQQGHSAANTVPVIAANRIGEEAGESCTLTFYGSSFATDYTGRKIAEADRESEGVIYAEYDLSEIARQRDYWALFADRRPEMYAVLCKKP
- a CDS encoding DUF234 domain-containing protein, with amino-acid sequence MLLNQLQRFHDETFPDSMETLIAYFAVFGESGIEIDTAVPLPELIETKILDHYGEHYNRIHTGFLEDRQVIALLQAVAKGDRRIHSACRRAHISEAKGGEIVDHLRTIGILDLEASREAPPEKSHPKQKLKREVARHRISHKLRFRSPFLRFWFRFVSPQHRRIERGDYESVLSRFEEQDTAFTGLVFEEISQLYLRHQLGNDPYLRCGSYWDRVIELDILARAPGGGFIVGECKWTNTKVNRGELQKLQEKCSLVGLEPEQIWLFAKRGFSNELDAMRSDTLVLVCAEEMKELIE
- a CDS encoding ComEA family DNA-binding protein, yielding MGFMKKTAAVLAALVISIPLFAGVNLNTATAEELSSLKGIGPATAAKIIEYRKEHRFNSIEDIMNVKGVGEKTFLKIKDDLEV